One part of the Raphanus sativus cultivar WK10039 chromosome 7, ASM80110v3, whole genome shotgun sequence genome encodes these proteins:
- the LOC108816200 gene encoding disease resistance protein RPS6-like isoform X2 — MAPSSSSCSRNWVYDVFPSFSGKDVRVAFLSHFLKELDRKLITVFKDNEIERSQSLDPELVQAIRDSKIAVVVLSKNYASSSWCLNELLEILRCKKKLGQLVIPIFYGLDPSHVRKQTGGFGKIFERTCKNRAREQIKKWRKALTGVANTLGYHSKNWDNEAKMIEDITNDISCKLKLTPPKDFDDFVGMEDHMAEMRSRLQLDSEEEVKMVGIWGPSGIDRAFVTKSMQVYRRANPDDYNMRLDLQRNFLSEILGKKNIRIDHLSAVRDRLKRRKVLIVLDDLDDQVVLDTLAGQTHWFGRGSRIIVITKDRQLLRANGIDCVYKVGLPSVDLALEMLSRYAFRQSRPLPGFTDLAAEVANHVGYLPLGLKALGSYLRGRDRESWIMHGLRKGLNRKIEEALRVDYEGLGSRKDKAIFRLIACVLNNVETNDIKLLLEDSDLDVCTGLENLLDHSLIHERWDVVQMHCLLEEMGKEMARTQSKNPIKREFLVDSKDICDVLSGNNVAEKLSGISLNLAESEGFNIDKNAFVRMTNLLFLRIYEDSLKLDKQCRLHLQEGLNYLPPNLRLLCWDSYPLEYLPSSFRGEDLVVLKMRNSRLEKLWDDVPSLTYLKDMDLAGSKNLEELPDLSMATNLMTLDLTNCKKLVVLPSSIGSLYRLQKLNLSGCTLLEEIIPNGINLESLYRLDLGGCTRFRFFPNISRNISFLILNQTAIEEVPWWIENFTKLICLEMWECKKLTYISPNISKLKVLEKADFSNCEALTKASWVDRSSHTKLPVLNFINCFNLDQESLIQRSVFKYLILPGQQVPSYFTNQATGNTLAIPLLQSSLSQQFLRFRVCLVVDAEKPKRTENGTVTSSSWVCCHFTCKDGIPFGYSDCRIDIDLRRQIDNHLVIFDSCFPLSKLSDPLLELNYDQVDTEIHFTSDSLFKIRRCGIRLSQTDQSCIPISLAHVQEGYKRKATSDLGNDTEETERSRKRVRVTNQW, encoded by the exons ATGGctccttcatcttcatcttGTTCCCGTAATTGGGTCTATGATGTCTTCCCCAGTTTCAGCGGAAAAGACGTTCGTGTAGCTTTCCTCAGTCACTTTCTCAAGGAGCTGGATCGGAAACTGATTACTGTTTTCAAAGACAACGAGATCGAGAGAAGCCAATCCCTGGATCCCGAGCTTGTACAGGCTATTAGGGATTCGAAGATCGCAGTGGTTGTACTCTCGAAGAACTATGCCTCCTCGAGCTGGTGCCTAAACGAGTTGCTGGAAATCTTGAGATGCAAGAAAAAGTTGGGCCAACTTGTGATTCCCATTTTCTATGGTTTGGATCCATCTCACGTGCGGAAACAAACAGGAGGCTTTGGCAAGATCTTCGAAAGGACTTGCAAGAACAGAGCACGGgagcaaataaaaaaatggcGAAAAGCGTTGACCGGTGTAGCGAATACCCTGGGATATCATTCTAAAAACTG GGATAATGAAGCAAAAATGATCGAAGATATCACCAATGATATTTCGTGTAAACTGAAGTTAACCCCACCAAAGGATTTTGATGACTTTGTTGGAATGGAAGATCATATGGCGGAGATGCGTTCACGGTTGCAGTTGGACTCGGAGGAGGAAGTTAAAATGGTTGGGATATGGGGTCCCTCTGGAATAG ACAGGGCTTTCGTGACCAAGAGCATGCAAGTCTATAGAAGAGCCAACCCGGACGACTATAACATGAGGTTGGACTTGCAAAGAAACTTCCTGTCTGAAATTTTAGGCAAAAAGAACATAAGAATAGATCATTTGAGTGCGGTAAGAGATAGGTTAAAGCGCCGGAAAGTTCTCATCGTTCTTGATGATTTGGATGATCAAGTAGTGTTAGATACCTTGGCTGGTCAAACTCATTGGTTTGGACGAGGGAGCAGAATTATTGTGATCACAAAAGATAGGCAACTCCTAAGGGCGAATGGGATCGATTGCGTTTACAAGGTTGGTCTGCCATCTGTTGATCTAGCTTTAGAGATGTTAAGCCGTTATGCTTTCAGACAAAGCCGTCCTCTTCCTGGTTTCACGGACCTTGCAGCCGAAGTTGCGAATCATGTGGGCTATCTTCCTTTGGGTCTTAAAGCCTTGGGTTCTTACTTGCGAGGGAGGGACAGGGAGTCTTGGATCATGCATGGGCTTCGAAAGGGCCTGAACAGGAAAATCGAGGAAGCACTTAGAGTTGATTATGAAGGATTAGGTAGCAGAAAAGATAAAGCGATATTCCGTCTCATAGCTTGTGTCTTGAATAATGTGGAAACCAATGACATCAAGCTGCTTCTTGAAGATAGTGACTTAGATGTTTGTACGGGTCTTGAAAACCTACTTGATCATTCCCTAATACATGAAAGATGGGATGTTGTGCAGATGCACTGCTTACTAGAAGAAATGGGTAAGGAAATGGCACGTACACAGTCCAAGAACCCTATAAAACGTGAATTCCTAGTGGACTCAAAGGATATTTGCGATGTTCTTAGTGGTAACAAT gtagCTGAAAAGCTTTCTGGGATATCATTGAATCTAGCGGAGTCAGAAGGGTTTAACATTGATAAAAATGCCTTCGTCAGGATGACAAACCTTCTTTTTCTGAGAATATATGAGGACTCGTTGAAATTGGATAAACAATGCAGATTGCATTTACAAGAAGGCCTGAACTATTTGCCCCCTAACCTCAGATTACTTTGTTGGGACAGCTACCCATTAGAATATTTGCCTTCAAGTTTTCGCGGCGAAGATCTTGTTGTTCTCAAAATGCGGAACAGCAGGCTCGAGAAGTTGTGGGACGACGTTCCG TCGCTTACATACCTCAAAGATATGGATCTGGCGGGATCTAAAAATCTGGAAGAACTTCCAGATCTCTCAATGGCCACCAATCTCATGACACTGGATCTCACAAATTGCAAAAAGTTGGTGGTGTTACCTTCATCTATTGGTAGTCTCTATAGACTGCAGAAATTGAACCTTTCAGGATGCACCTTGCTAGAGGAGATAATTCCAAATGGAATCAACCTAGAATCTCTCTATCGGCTTGATCTTGGTGGATGCACACGGTTTAGGTTTTTTCCGAATATCTCAAGGAATATCTCCTTTCTCATTTTGAACCAAACAGCGATCGAAGAAGTCCCTTGGTGGATCGAGAACTTCACCAAGCTCATATGCCTAGAAATGTGGGAATGTAAAAAGTTAACGTACATATCCCCAAACATTTCTAAGCTGAAAGTTCTTGAGAAGGCTGACTTTTCAAATTGTGAGGCACTGACTAAAGCTAGCTGGGTTGACCGTTCAAGTCACACTAAGTTGCCAGTGCTCAATTTCATCAACTGTTTCAACTTAGATCAAGAATCTCTTATTCAGCGCTCAGTTTTCAAGTACCTGATCTTGCCAGGTCAGCAAGTGCCTTCGTATTTCACCAACCAAGCTACTGGAAACACTCTTGCTATCCCTCTACTTCAAAGCTCTCTTTCTCAACAGTTCTTGAGGTTTAGGGTTTGCCTTGTGGTTGACGCTGAAAAACCTAAACGCACAGAGAATGGCACCGTTACTTCTAGCAGCTGGGTGTGTTGTCACTTCACTTGCAAAGATGGGATCCCCTTTGGCTATTCTGATTGTCGAATCGACATTGATTTGCGGCGTCAGATTGATAATCATTTGGTTATATTTGACTCTTGTTTCCCTCTAAGCAAACTCAGTGATCCGCTACTTGAGCTTAATTACGATCAGGTGGATACAGAGATCCATTTCACCAGTGACTCGCTGTTCAAAATAAGAAGATGTGGTATACGACTATCTCAGACGGACCAATCTTGTATTCCTATTTCTCTTGCACATGTTCAGGAAGGATATAAAAGGAAAGCTACGAGTGATCTAGGCAACGACACTGAAGAGACAGAGAGAAGCCGGAAACGAGTCAGGGTAACTAACCAATGGTAA
- the LOC108816200 gene encoding disease resistance protein RPS6-like isoform X1 codes for MAPSSSSCSRNWVYDVFPSFSGKDVRVAFLSHFLKELDRKLITVFKDNEIERSQSLDPELVQAIRDSKIAVVVLSKNYASSSWCLNELLEILRCKKKLGQLVIPIFYGLDPSHVRKQTGGFGKIFERTCKNRAREQIKKWRKALTGVANTLGYHSKNWDNEAKMIEDITNDISCKLKLTPPKDFDDFVGMEDHMAEMRSRLQLDSEEEVKMVGIWGPSGIGKTTIARAAFNQFKCNFQRSIFIDRAFVTKSMQVYRRANPDDYNMRLDLQRNFLSEILGKKNIRIDHLSAVRDRLKRRKVLIVLDDLDDQVVLDTLAGQTHWFGRGSRIIVITKDRQLLRANGIDCVYKVGLPSVDLALEMLSRYAFRQSRPLPGFTDLAAEVANHVGYLPLGLKALGSYLRGRDRESWIMHGLRKGLNRKIEEALRVDYEGLGSRKDKAIFRLIACVLNNVETNDIKLLLEDSDLDVCTGLENLLDHSLIHERWDVVQMHCLLEEMGKEMARTQSKNPIKREFLVDSKDICDVLSGNNVAEKLSGISLNLAESEGFNIDKNAFVRMTNLLFLRIYEDSLKLDKQCRLHLQEGLNYLPPNLRLLCWDSYPLEYLPSSFRGEDLVVLKMRNSRLEKLWDDVPSLTYLKDMDLAGSKNLEELPDLSMATNLMTLDLTNCKKLVVLPSSIGSLYRLQKLNLSGCTLLEEIIPNGINLESLYRLDLGGCTRFRFFPNISRNISFLILNQTAIEEVPWWIENFTKLICLEMWECKKLTYISPNISKLKVLEKADFSNCEALTKASWVDRSSHTKLPVLNFINCFNLDQESLIQRSVFKYLILPGQQVPSYFTNQATGNTLAIPLLQSSLSQQFLRFRVCLVVDAEKPKRTENGTVTSSSWVCCHFTCKDGIPFGYSDCRIDIDLRRQIDNHLVIFDSCFPLSKLSDPLLELNYDQVDTEIHFTSDSLFKIRRCGIRLSQTDQSCIPISLAHVQEGYKRKATSDLGNDTEETERSRKRVRVTNQW; via the exons ATGGctccttcatcttcatcttGTTCCCGTAATTGGGTCTATGATGTCTTCCCCAGTTTCAGCGGAAAAGACGTTCGTGTAGCTTTCCTCAGTCACTTTCTCAAGGAGCTGGATCGGAAACTGATTACTGTTTTCAAAGACAACGAGATCGAGAGAAGCCAATCCCTGGATCCCGAGCTTGTACAGGCTATTAGGGATTCGAAGATCGCAGTGGTTGTACTCTCGAAGAACTATGCCTCCTCGAGCTGGTGCCTAAACGAGTTGCTGGAAATCTTGAGATGCAAGAAAAAGTTGGGCCAACTTGTGATTCCCATTTTCTATGGTTTGGATCCATCTCACGTGCGGAAACAAACAGGAGGCTTTGGCAAGATCTTCGAAAGGACTTGCAAGAACAGAGCACGGgagcaaataaaaaaatggcGAAAAGCGTTGACCGGTGTAGCGAATACCCTGGGATATCATTCTAAAAACTG GGATAATGAAGCAAAAATGATCGAAGATATCACCAATGATATTTCGTGTAAACTGAAGTTAACCCCACCAAAGGATTTTGATGACTTTGTTGGAATGGAAGATCATATGGCGGAGATGCGTTCACGGTTGCAGTTGGACTCGGAGGAGGAAGTTAAAATGGTTGGGATATGGGGTCCCTCTGGAATAGGTAAGACTACAATCGCGAGGGCTGCGTTTAATCAGTTTAAGTGTAACTTCCAACGTAGTATATTCATAGACAGGGCTTTCGTGACCAAGAGCATGCAAGTCTATAGAAGAGCCAACCCGGACGACTATAACATGAGGTTGGACTTGCAAAGAAACTTCCTGTCTGAAATTTTAGGCAAAAAGAACATAAGAATAGATCATTTGAGTGCGGTAAGAGATAGGTTAAAGCGCCGGAAAGTTCTCATCGTTCTTGATGATTTGGATGATCAAGTAGTGTTAGATACCTTGGCTGGTCAAACTCATTGGTTTGGACGAGGGAGCAGAATTATTGTGATCACAAAAGATAGGCAACTCCTAAGGGCGAATGGGATCGATTGCGTTTACAAGGTTGGTCTGCCATCTGTTGATCTAGCTTTAGAGATGTTAAGCCGTTATGCTTTCAGACAAAGCCGTCCTCTTCCTGGTTTCACGGACCTTGCAGCCGAAGTTGCGAATCATGTGGGCTATCTTCCTTTGGGTCTTAAAGCCTTGGGTTCTTACTTGCGAGGGAGGGACAGGGAGTCTTGGATCATGCATGGGCTTCGAAAGGGCCTGAACAGGAAAATCGAGGAAGCACTTAGAGTTGATTATGAAGGATTAGGTAGCAGAAAAGATAAAGCGATATTCCGTCTCATAGCTTGTGTCTTGAATAATGTGGAAACCAATGACATCAAGCTGCTTCTTGAAGATAGTGACTTAGATGTTTGTACGGGTCTTGAAAACCTACTTGATCATTCCCTAATACATGAAAGATGGGATGTTGTGCAGATGCACTGCTTACTAGAAGAAATGGGTAAGGAAATGGCACGTACACAGTCCAAGAACCCTATAAAACGTGAATTCCTAGTGGACTCAAAGGATATTTGCGATGTTCTTAGTGGTAACAAT gtagCTGAAAAGCTTTCTGGGATATCATTGAATCTAGCGGAGTCAGAAGGGTTTAACATTGATAAAAATGCCTTCGTCAGGATGACAAACCTTCTTTTTCTGAGAATATATGAGGACTCGTTGAAATTGGATAAACAATGCAGATTGCATTTACAAGAAGGCCTGAACTATTTGCCCCCTAACCTCAGATTACTTTGTTGGGACAGCTACCCATTAGAATATTTGCCTTCAAGTTTTCGCGGCGAAGATCTTGTTGTTCTCAAAATGCGGAACAGCAGGCTCGAGAAGTTGTGGGACGACGTTCCG TCGCTTACATACCTCAAAGATATGGATCTGGCGGGATCTAAAAATCTGGAAGAACTTCCAGATCTCTCAATGGCCACCAATCTCATGACACTGGATCTCACAAATTGCAAAAAGTTGGTGGTGTTACCTTCATCTATTGGTAGTCTCTATAGACTGCAGAAATTGAACCTTTCAGGATGCACCTTGCTAGAGGAGATAATTCCAAATGGAATCAACCTAGAATCTCTCTATCGGCTTGATCTTGGTGGATGCACACGGTTTAGGTTTTTTCCGAATATCTCAAGGAATATCTCCTTTCTCATTTTGAACCAAACAGCGATCGAAGAAGTCCCTTGGTGGATCGAGAACTTCACCAAGCTCATATGCCTAGAAATGTGGGAATGTAAAAAGTTAACGTACATATCCCCAAACATTTCTAAGCTGAAAGTTCTTGAGAAGGCTGACTTTTCAAATTGTGAGGCACTGACTAAAGCTAGCTGGGTTGACCGTTCAAGTCACACTAAGTTGCCAGTGCTCAATTTCATCAACTGTTTCAACTTAGATCAAGAATCTCTTATTCAGCGCTCAGTTTTCAAGTACCTGATCTTGCCAGGTCAGCAAGTGCCTTCGTATTTCACCAACCAAGCTACTGGAAACACTCTTGCTATCCCTCTACTTCAAAGCTCTCTTTCTCAACAGTTCTTGAGGTTTAGGGTTTGCCTTGTGGTTGACGCTGAAAAACCTAAACGCACAGAGAATGGCACCGTTACTTCTAGCAGCTGGGTGTGTTGTCACTTCACTTGCAAAGATGGGATCCCCTTTGGCTATTCTGATTGTCGAATCGACATTGATTTGCGGCGTCAGATTGATAATCATTTGGTTATATTTGACTCTTGTTTCCCTCTAAGCAAACTCAGTGATCCGCTACTTGAGCTTAATTACGATCAGGTGGATACAGAGATCCATTTCACCAGTGACTCGCTGTTCAAAATAAGAAGATGTGGTATACGACTATCTCAGACGGACCAATCTTGTATTCCTATTTCTCTTGCACATGTTCAGGAAGGATATAAAAGGAAAGCTACGAGTGATCTAGGCAACGACACTGAAGAGACAGAGAGAAGCCGGAAACGAGTCAGGGTAACTAACCAATGGTAA
- the LOC108815238 gene encoding uncharacterized protein LOC108815238, whose product MAATETSSASSSVLRPLTRAQICAKLNLCLKKHSTANTPTKPSPAAVSHPPQKKRKCCLCDPTARPGRSFLCAVHRRLAKENIEILLLKAKRRRSGLNVKIGILGLKPKKRRRCCFTTSDSGLNLRKTVMMNSLAGIGSVEAEKCRKYLKESMVKPSSLRFRRVFRPRRTRFYALHDKDQV is encoded by the coding sequence ATGGCGGCAACTGAAACATCAAGCGCTTCATCATCAGTCCTCCGCCCTCTCACTCGGGCACAGATATGCGCAAAACTCAACCTCTGTTTAAAGAAGCATTCCACCGCCAACACTCCCACCAAACCTTCCCCCGCAGCCGTTTCACATCCTCCTCAGAAGAAGCGAAAGTGCTGTCTGTGCGATCCCACGGCGCGTCCCGGCCGATCGTTCCTATGCGCCGTACACCGCCGATTAGCAAAGGAGAATATCGAGATCCTGCTTTTGAAGGCGAAGCGAAGGAGATCTGGATTGAACGTGAAGATAGGGATCCTAGGTTTGAAGCCGAAGAAGCGAAGACGGTGCTGCTTCACGACGAGCGATTCGGGATTGAACCTGAGGAAGACGGTGATGATGAATTCGCTCGCGGGGATCGGGAGTGTGGAGGCGGAGAAATGTAGGAAGTACTTGAAGGAGAGTATGGTTAAACCGTCGTCTCTCCGTTTCCGTCGTGTGTTCAGGCCACGACGGACCCGGTTCTACGCGTTGCATGATAAAGATCAAGTTTAA
- the LOC108815836 gene encoding protein S-acyltransferase 24, with translation MSSEIEVVEEEVQSNPKENGGESSSKPIEDESLKNDVYTAAAYGDLEKLHRLVECEGCSVSEPDGLGYYALQWSALNNRTAVAQYIIEHGGDVHATDHTGQSALHWSAVRGATKVAELLLQEGARVDATDMYGYQPTHVAAQYGQTAFLCHVVSKWNADPDVPDNDGRSPLHWAAYKGFADSIRLLLFLDAYRGRQDKEGCTPLHWGAIRGNLEACTVLVQAGKKEDLMITDNTGLTPAQLAAEKNHRQVSFFLGNARRLLEKRWDGSTPLGKLSKLGLAPVLWFMILLLLLIYTNSVILASNLPKLTTGIGSLAWLGFILATAGLVLFYRCGRKDPGYIRMNIHDPQTMKDDEPLLKIELNNPALLAGNWTQLCATCKIIRPLRAKHCSTCDRCVEQFDHHCPWVSNCVGKKNKWDFFLFLLLEVLAMLITGGVTLARVLSDPSAPSSFGAWISHVASNHVGALSFLIVEFCLFFSVAVLTVVQGSQISRNITTNEMANALRYSYLRGPGGRFRNPYDLGCRRNCSDFLLKGYNEDIECHEEDTTPRQEGISMMQMQRSSNLQNGNGHVSIDVNSIHNSQSAHVHSSKCSHSHSSKPKSDSVPLGLGLGLGRNTTRPIVPP, from the exons ATGTCGTCGGAGATTGAGGTGGTGGAAGAAGAAGTCCAATCCAATCCCAAGGAGAACGGCGGCGAGTCAAGTTCCAAACCGATTGAAGACGAGAGTTTGAAGAACGATGTCTACACTGCCGCGGCGTATGGTGatttggagaagcttcacagaTTGGTCGAGTGCGAGGGTTGCTCTGTCTCTGAACCCGATGGTCTTGGCTACTATGCTCTTCAGTGGTCTGCATTGAACAATCGCACCGCCGTTGCTCAGTACATTATCGAG CATGGTGGAGATGTACACGCGACGGATCATACGGGACAGAGTGCATTGCATTGGAGTGCGGTTCGTGGTGCTACGAAAGTTGCTGAACTGTTACTACAAGAGGGTGCTAGGGTAGATGCTACAGATATGTATGGATATCAG CCAACACATGTGGCAGCACAGTATGGCCAGACTGCTTTTCTCTGCCACGTCGTTTCAAAGTGGAATGCTGATCCTGATGTGCCCGATAATGATGGACGAAGCCCCTTGCACTG GGCTGCATATAAAGGTTTTGCAGATTCCATTCgccttcttttatttttagacgCATATAGAGGACGGCAGGACAAAGAAG GATGCACTCCTTTGCACTGGGGTGCCATTCGAGGTAATTTGGAGGCTTGCACTGTGTTGGTTCAAGCTGGAAAGAAAGAGGATTTGATGATCACTGACAATACCGGGCTTACCCCCGCACAACTCGCTGCTGAAAAGAATCACCGACAAGTTTCTTTTTTCCTT GGTAACGCTAGACGACTGCTTGAAAAGCGGTGGGACGGAAGTACTCCCCTTGGAAAATTGTCAAAGTTGGGACTTGCACCAGTTCTTTGGTTCATGATCCTATTGCTTCTGCTCATATATACTAATTCTGTTATTTTGG CATCGAATCTGCCAAAGCTAACAACTGGGATTGGTTCGCTTGCATGGCTGGGATTCATTCTTGCAACCGCAGGACTAGTTTTGTTTTACCGTTGTGGCAG GAAGGATCCAGGTTATATCAGAATGAATATCCATGATCCGCAGACCATGAAAGATGAT GAACCACTGTTGAAAATAGAGCTAAACAACCCTGCTTTACTTGCTGGGAATTGGACGCAGCTCTGTGCAACATGCAAA ATTATCAGACCTCTTCGAGCTAAGCACTGTTCCACATGTGATCGTTGTGTAGAACAATTTGATCACCATTGTCCTTGGGTATCAAACTGTGTTGGAAAA AAAAACAAGTGGGacttcttcctttttcttctaCTTGAAGTTTTAGCTATGCTGATAACTGGTGGCGTCACTCTTGCAA GAGTCTTGAGTGACCCTTCAGCTCCATCTTCGTTTGGAGCATGGATAAGCCATGTCGCTAGTAACCATGTGGGTGCATTATCCTTTCTGATTGTTGAATTCTGCCTCTTCTTTTCAGTCGCCGTCTTAACAGTCGTACAGGGGTCTCAG ATATCGAGAAATATAACAACAAACGAAATGGCTAATGCACTGCGCTACAGCTACCTAAGAGGTCCAGGAGGTCGCTTCAGGAATCCTTACGATCTCGGTTGCAGAAGAAACTGCTCGGATTTCTTGTTGAAAGGTTATAACGAAGATATCGAGTGTCATGAAGAAGACACAACACCGAGACAAGAGGGTATTAGCATGATGCAGATGCAGCGGAGTTCCAATCTTCAAAACGGCAATGGCCACGTTTCAATCGATGTTAACTCAATACATAATTCGCAGTCAGCACATGTTCATTCTTCCAAGTGCAGCCATAGCCATAGCAGTAAGCCAAAGAGTGATAGTGTTCCTTTGGGTTTGGGACTTGGTCTTGGCCGGAACACCACCCGACCTATTGTACCTCCATGA
- the LOC108815837 gene encoding probable glucan endo-1,3-beta-glucosidase BG4, which yields MHYSHKNLFLFFLSCIVLISNYNNNGFITATGEVGLNYGLLGDNLPPPSVVINLFKSIGITKIRIFDPNTAVLNALRGHKDIGVTVGVKDQDLAALAGNEEAVNGWFATNIEPYLADVNIAFITVGNEVIPGPTGPQVLPVIQSLTNLVKSKSLPISVTTVVSMSSLGQSYPPSAGTFTPQAREQLTPVLNFLSQTSTPIFVNIYPYFPYASDPVNIHLDYATSNMETIVVQDGTLGYSKMFDAMFDAFVWAMEKEGVKDLPVVVAETGWPSAGNGELTTPDIAATYNGNFLKHVGSGTGTPKRPSSGIQGFIFATFNENQKPAGTEQNFGLYNPVDMKPIYKLF from the coding sequence ATGCATTACTCTCATAAAAATCTGTTCTTGTTCTTCCTGTCGTGCATTGTGCTAATATCCAACTACAACAATAATGGCTTCATAACCGCAACAGGTGAAGTTGGTTTGAACTACGGTCTCCTCGGAGATAATCTCCCGCCTCCCTCCGTTGTCATCAACCTTTTCAAGTCCATAGGCATTACTAAAATCCGAATCTTCGACCCGAACACTGCGGTTCTCAATGCCTTACGCGGCCACAAAGATATCGGAGTCACGGTAGGTGTTAAGGACCAAGACTTGGCTGCTCTGGCGGGCAACGAAGAAGCTGTTAACGGTTGGTTTGCAACAAACATCGAGCCTTACTTAGCCGACGTCAACATCGCTTTCATTACAGTCGGAAACGAAGTCATCCCTGGACCGACCGGTCCTCAAGTGCTCCCCGTTATACAGTCTCTCACCAACCTAGTCAAGTCCAAGAGTCTTCCTATCTCTGTCACCACCGTTGTGAGTATGTCCAGCCTCGGACAGTCCTATCCACCTTCCGCAGGAACGTTCACGCCTCAGGCGCGTGAACAACTCACCCCGGTGCTTAACTTTTTATCTCAAACAAGTACGCCGATCTTCGTCAACATCTACCCGTACTTCCCTTACGCATCAGACCCAGTGAACATCCATCTCGACTATGCGACTTCCAACATGGAGACCATCGTGGTCCAAGATGGAACCTTAGGGTATTCAAAAATGTTCGATGCAATGTTCGACGCGTTCGTGTGGGCAATGGAGAAGGAAGGCGTGAAAGATTTACCAGTGGTGGTGGCTGAGACAGGATGGCCGTCAGCCGGGAACGGGGAATTAACCACGCCTGACATCGCGGCGACCTACAACGGAAATTTCCTTAAGCATGTAGGAAGCGGCACGGGGACGCCTAAGAGGCCTAGCAGTGGTATCCAAGGGTTTATATTCGCAACGTTCAATGAAAACCAGAAGCCCGCCGGGACTGAACAAAACTTTGGATTATACAATCCTGTTGATATGAAACCCATCTATAAGCTATTTTGA